From the Halalkalicoccus sp. CGA53 genome, one window contains:
- a CDS encoding acyl-CoA dehydrogenase family protein encodes MELLDEEIIPEYAREVKAEARAFAEEWIEPNAEEYFGSGEYPWEILEAGQDAGLVAQDIGETYGGRDLDVVEILAIAEEFFRADAGIALTLQLASFGAEIVEEYGTEEQREEYLTPVANGEEITGLAVSEPDAGSDLTSVSTTAAKDDGEYVIDGEKFWIGNGVEADWLTVFVRTGENSDRYSNHSLLIVPTDIDGYEAEHIPEKMAMRASKQAHITFDGARVPEENLVGYENGGFLQLVDFFNHGRIVVGGHGLGLAAAAIEEAWAFVHDREAFGRGINEFQAVQHGLADMRLEFEAARALNYRAAKHVRDGINPGFWAAMAKTKSTEVAVECSEQAMQFHGGRSIFTDRRIARVFRDARIPVIYEGANEVQRNLIYRQA; translated from the coding sequence ATGGAGCTACTCGACGAGGAGATCATCCCGGAGTACGCCCGCGAGGTAAAGGCAGAGGCGCGTGCGTTCGCCGAGGAGTGGATCGAGCCGAACGCCGAGGAGTACTTCGGATCTGGAGAATACCCGTGGGAGATCCTCGAAGCCGGCCAGGACGCGGGGCTGGTCGCACAGGACATCGGCGAGACCTACGGCGGTCGGGACCTCGACGTGGTGGAGATCCTCGCGATCGCAGAGGAGTTCTTCCGGGCCGACGCTGGGATCGCGCTCACGCTCCAGCTCGCCAGTTTCGGCGCGGAGATCGTCGAGGAGTACGGCACCGAGGAGCAACGAGAGGAGTACCTGACTCCCGTCGCCAACGGCGAGGAGATCACGGGGCTCGCGGTCTCGGAACCCGACGCGGGAAGCGACCTGACGAGCGTCTCGACGACCGCCGCGAAGGACGACGGAGAGTACGTCATCGACGGCGAGAAGTTCTGGATCGGCAACGGCGTCGAGGCCGACTGGCTCACCGTCTTCGTCCGGACGGGCGAGAACAGCGACCGCTACTCGAACCACTCGTTGCTGATCGTCCCGACGGACATCGACGGCTACGAGGCCGAGCACATCCCGGAGAAGATGGCGATGCGCGCATCGAAACAGGCCCACATCACGTTCGACGGCGCGAGAGTGCCGGAGGAGAACCTCGTCGGCTACGAGAACGGCGGCTTCCTCCAGCTCGTCGACTTCTTCAACCACGGCCGGATCGTCGTCGGCGGCCACGGTCTCGGGCTCGCTGCGGCGGCCATCGAGGAGGCGTGGGCGTTCGTCCACGACCGGGAGGCGTTCGGGCGGGGAATCAACGAGTTTCAGGCGGTACAACACGGACTGGCGGACATGCGCCTCGAGTTCGAGGCCGCCCGCGCGCTCAACTACCGTGCGGCGAAGCACGTGAGGGACGGGATCAACCCCGGGTTCTGGGCGGCGATGGCGAAGACGAAGTCGACCGAGGTCGCAGTGGAGTGTTCCGAGCAGGCGATGCAGTTCCACGGCGGCCGGTCGATCTTCACCGACCGGCGGATCGCCCGGGTGTTCCGCGACGCCCGCATCCCCGTGATCTACGAGGGCGCGAACGAGGTCCAGCGGAACCTGATCTACAGACAGGCCTGA
- a CDS encoding M24 family metallopeptidase: MDGYRSRLDSVRQALSETDSSALVTGPGPTMCYLTGVREEPSERHFLLLVSPDRATFVVPEMYDDQLSGTTPVADLRTWADGDDPTALVREFGSDLEPGRVLIDDRLWELFSREVRTHLPGTEFGLASELVADLRIVKDETELASLREAARITDRVVREVRGFGEEAIGMTEAELAAEIESRLAAAGGEGLSFEPIVGSGPNGAHPHHRHGGREIEAGDPVVLDFGTRFEGYPGDQTRTVVFGGEPPERFEEVHEVVREAQRAGVDAVEPGVAASEVDRAAREVIESAGYGEEFTHRTGHGVGLEVHEPPYVVAGNDRELEAGMVASVEPGIYLDGEFGVRIEDLVVVTEEGCERLNTTSRDWRVE; this comes from the coding sequence ATGGACGGCTACAGAAGCCGGCTCGATAGCGTACGACAGGCACTCTCGGAGACGGATAGCTCCGCGCTCGTCACCGGGCCGGGACCGACGATGTGCTATCTCACCGGAGTGAGAGAGGAGCCGAGCGAGCGCCACTTCCTCCTGCTCGTCTCCCCCGACCGAGCGACGTTCGTCGTCCCGGAGATGTACGACGACCAGCTCTCGGGGACGACGCCCGTCGCCGACCTCCGGACCTGGGCGGACGGCGACGACCCGACGGCGCTCGTGCGGGAGTTCGGCTCCGACCTCGAGCCCGGACGCGTGCTGATCGACGACCGGCTCTGGGAGCTCTTCTCGCGCGAAGTCCGGACCCACCTCCCCGGAACCGAGTTCGGCCTGGCGAGCGAGCTGGTCGCCGACCTCCGAATCGTGAAGGACGAGACGGAACTCGCGTCGCTCCGGGAGGCGGCGCGTATCACCGATCGAGTCGTACGGGAGGTCCGAGGGTTCGGGGAGGAGGCGATCGGGATGACCGAGGCGGAGCTCGCCGCAGAGATCGAGTCGCGGCTCGCGGCCGCGGGCGGCGAGGGGCTCTCGTTCGAGCCGATCGTCGGCTCCGGGCCGAACGGCGCGCACCCGCACCACCGACACGGCGGTCGAGAGATCGAGGCGGGCGACCCGGTCGTCCTCGATTTCGGGACCCGGTTCGAGGGCTACCCCGGCGACCAGACCCGGACCGTCGTCTTCGGCGGTGAGCCTCCCGAACGGTTCGAGGAGGTCCACGAGGTCGTACGGGAGGCACAGCGAGCGGGGGTCGACGCGGTCGAACCGGGCGTCGCGGCGAGCGAGGTCGACCGGGCGGCACGCGAGGTGATCGAGTCGGCGGGCTACGGTGAGGAGTTCACGCACAGGACCGGCCACGGTGTGGGTCTCGAGGTCCACGAGCCGCCGTACGTCGTCGCCGGGAACGATCGCGAACTCGAAGCCGGGATGGTCGCGAGTGTCGAACCGGGGATCTACCTCGACGGCGAGTTCGGCGTCCGGATCGAGGATCTGGTCGTCGTCACCGAGGAGGGCTGTGAGCGGCTGAACACGACCTCCCGGGACTGGCGGGTCGAGTGA
- a CDS encoding O-methyltransferase: protein MSDVLADDVVSFLKTAGPEGDEVLAEMDAYAEREGFPHVGPEVGGFLRLLVRVAGAERIFEFGSGYGYSAYWFAGALSEGDEIVLTEVDADELSMAREYMDRGGFDADVRYELGDAIETIDSYEGPLDAVLIDNEKHRYREAFDAVREKLAPGAVVIADNMLAANTVYYDDVDRLLRGEETDATDSARGVAAYLERVRSDPDCETSVLPIGEGIAVTHVR, encoded by the coding sequence ATGTCCGACGTCCTCGCCGACGACGTGGTGAGCTTCCTCAAAACGGCAGGTCCCGAGGGAGACGAGGTGCTCGCGGAGATGGACGCCTACGCCGAGCGCGAGGGCTTCCCGCACGTCGGTCCCGAGGTCGGTGGGTTCCTCCGGCTGCTCGTCCGGGTGGCCGGTGCAGAGCGCATCTTCGAGTTCGGCTCGGGTTACGGCTACTCGGCGTACTGGTTCGCGGGGGCGCTCTCCGAGGGTGACGAGATCGTCCTCACGGAGGTCGACGCCGACGAGCTTTCGATGGCCCGCGAGTACATGGATCGAGGCGGATTCGACGCCGACGTTCGGTACGAACTCGGCGACGCGATCGAGACGATCGATAGCTACGAGGGGCCGCTCGACGCCGTCCTGATCGACAACGAGAAGCACCGGTACAGAGAGGCGTTCGACGCGGTGCGGGAGAAACTCGCACCGGGTGCGGTCGTGATCGCGGACAACATGCTCGCCGCGAACACCGTCTACTACGACGACGTCGACCGACTGCTCCGTGGCGAGGAGACGGACGCGACGGACTCCGCACGCGGGGTCGCGGCGTACCTCGAACGAGTTCGCTCGGACCCGGACTGCGAGACGAGCGTCCTCCCGATCGGCGAGGGGATCGCGGTGACGCACGTCCGGTAA
- a CDS encoding Zn-dependent hydrolase: MRLRIDEERLRGDIEANAGFGAVAGEGHGRTNLTGSEANRDAREYLVSRMEAAGLEVRVDAVGNVVGHWTPERASPRREPIASGSHLDSVPEGGIFDGPLGVYAALESVRAMQDAGIEPERPIAVVSFTEEEGQLFAPGLLGSSVAVGERRVEEALALDDGEGRTLEDALEEIGFRGEGRLDAAGWEAFVELHVEQHDRLETMGIPVGIVSAITGITHCAVSIRGEANHAGATPMVDRTDALCAASEFVLDVERAANETVAVDSESAVGTVGSLEVRPNATNVVPGSVDLSVDVRDVEYDAMNAIVGRAERSLARIERERGVETTLDRGFDLEPTPMSPRVGEAARAAGEEAGITTMDLHSGAAHDAMHVARVTDVGMLFAPSRDGVSHSPREWTDWEDCARATRVLAGTLARLAGTTP, from the coding sequence ATGCGACTCCGGATCGACGAGGAGCGGTTGCGAGGGGACATCGAGGCGAACGCGGGGTTCGGGGCCGTCGCCGGCGAGGGCCACGGCCGGACGAACCTCACCGGGAGCGAGGCGAACCGCGATGCGCGCGAGTACCTCGTCTCCCGGATGGAGGCCGCGGGACTAGAGGTGAGAGTCGACGCGGTGGGGAACGTCGTCGGTCACTGGACACCCGAGCGTGCGAGTCCGAGGAGAGAGCCGATCGCCTCGGGGAGCCACCTCGACTCGGTCCCCGAGGGTGGGATCTTCGACGGGCCACTCGGCGTCTACGCCGCACTCGAGTCGGTCCGGGCGATGCAGGACGCGGGGATCGAACCGGAGCGACCGATCGCGGTCGTGAGCTTCACCGAGGAGGAAGGGCAGCTCTTCGCGCCGGGGCTGCTCGGTTCCTCGGTGGCCGTCGGCGAGCGACGTGTCGAGGAGGCGCTCGCGCTCGACGACGGCGAGGGGCGGACGCTGGAGGACGCTCTGGAGGAGATCGGCTTCCGGGGCGAGGGACGCCTCGACGCCGCCGGCTGGGAGGCGTTCGTCGAACTCCACGTCGAACAGCACGACCGCCTTGAGACGATGGGGATCCCGGTGGGGATCGTGAGCGCCATCACGGGCATCACCCACTGTGCGGTCTCTATCCGGGGCGAGGCGAACCACGCGGGGGCGACGCCGATGGTCGATCGAACCGACGCTCTGTGTGCGGCGAGCGAGTTCGTCCTCGACGTCGAGCGCGCGGCGAACGAGACCGTCGCCGTCGACAGCGAGAGCGCCGTGGGGACCGTCGGCTCGCTCGAGGTCCGCCCGAACGCGACGAACGTCGTTCCCGGTTCCGTGGACCTGAGCGTCGACGTGCGCGACGTCGAGTACGACGCGATGAACGCGATCGTCGGCCGCGCGGAGCGAAGCCTCGCCCGGATCGAGCGCGAGCGCGGCGTCGAGACGACGCTGGATCGAGGCTTCGACCTGGAGCCGACGCCGATGTCCCCACGGGTCGGGGAGGCCGCACGGGCGGCGGGCGAGGAGGCGGGGATCACGACGATGGACCTGCACTCCGGAGCGGCTCACGACGCGATGCACGTCGCCCGGGTGACCGACGTCGGGATGCTCTTCGCGCCCTCGCGGGACGGCGTCTCGCACAGCCCACGGGAGTGGACCGACTGGGAGGACTGCGCTCGGGCGACGCGAGTGCTCGCCGGGACGCTCGCCCGCCTCGCGGGGACGACCCCGTAG
- a CDS encoding DJ-1/PfpI family protein — translation MRIGFVVFDGMTALDFVGVYDPLTRLATMGFREDVSWEVCGRRERVRAGAGLDIGVDTVSRPLDRYDLIVVPGGFATRELVEDEGFLGWLDTADVDLLSSVCTGSLLLGAVGFLDGRRATTHPSAYDDLAEYCTVVRERVVDEGDLITAGGVTSGLDLGLALVERIDGTDTREQVAAQMDYPY, via the coding sequence ATGCGAATCGGTTTCGTTGTCTTCGACGGGATGACCGCACTCGACTTCGTCGGCGTCTACGACCCGCTCACGAGGCTCGCGACCATGGGGTTCAGGGAGGACGTCTCCTGGGAGGTCTGTGGCCGGCGAGAGCGGGTCCGTGCGGGCGCGGGACTGGATATCGGTGTCGATACGGTCTCCAGACCGCTCGACCGCTACGACCTGATCGTCGTCCCGGGCGGGTTCGCAACCCGCGAGCTGGTCGAGGACGAGGGCTTTCTCGGCTGGCTCGACACCGCCGATGTCGACTTGCTCTCGTCGGTGTGTACCGGATCGCTGCTGCTCGGTGCGGTGGGGTTCCTGGATGGACGGCGGGCGACGACCCACCCCTCGGCGTACGACGACCTCGCCGAGTACTGCACGGTGGTCCGAGAACGCGTCGTCGACGAGGGCGACCTGATCACCGCTGGCGGGGTGACCTCCGGACTCGACCTCGGCCTCGCGCTGGTCGAGCGGATCGACGGTACGGACACCCGGGAGCAGGTCGCCGCACAGATGGACTATCCGTACTGA
- a CDS encoding aspartate aminotransferase family protein, translated as MSEQGRIERETSERVVERARRVIPGGAQTGLRAQAHDPSPVAFERASGTTLETVEGTRFTDYHLAFGPIVLGHGHEAVDRAAHEAIDRGVLFGAGTTELEVEVAERLVDLFAGIEALKFCNSGTEATYHAIRLARAHTGEEKVVKFEGCYHGWHDYVDLNVYPPAEHAGEPYPESDGMLGGAVENTLVLPFNDPDALAETLEERDDVACVILEPIPHSVGCLLPTEEFLSTLREATERAGVPLIFDEVITGVRHSIHGAQGIFDVTPDLTCLAKAMGNGYPVAAVGGSRPLLSQAGGDNTSGVVISGTYSGHPIGLAATKATLRIVEDEGVTDHLADLGGRYRAGLRDLLTDHGIEGRVVGYRSVFSPQFGVTGEPRSYDDVLGLDEERFEAYANGMRERGQFFTPNPYKRHHLSAAHGEEQLTEYLEAADEVLAGL; from the coding sequence GTGAGCGAGCAAGGACGAATCGAGCGCGAAACCAGCGAGCGGGTGGTCGAGCGCGCTCGCCGGGTCATCCCCGGCGGGGCGCAGACGGGGCTCAGAGCGCAGGCGCACGACCCCTCGCCGGTCGCCTTCGAGCGCGCGAGCGGGACGACGCTCGAGACCGTCGAGGGCACCCGGTTCACGGACTACCACCTCGCCTTCGGGCCGATCGTCCTCGGTCACGGCCACGAAGCGGTGGACAGAGCCGCCCACGAGGCGATCGATCGGGGTGTGCTCTTCGGCGCGGGAACGACCGAACTCGAGGTCGAGGTCGCAGAGCGTCTCGTCGATCTGTTCGCAGGTATCGAGGCGCTCAAGTTCTGTAACAGTGGTACGGAGGCGACCTACCACGCGATCCGTCTCGCACGGGCACACACCGGAGAGGAAAAAGTCGTCAAGTTCGAGGGCTGTTACCACGGCTGGCACGACTACGTCGACCTCAACGTCTACCCACCCGCCGAACACGCCGGCGAGCCGTACCCCGAGTCCGACGGGATGCTCGGGGGTGCCGTGGAGAACACGCTCGTCCTGCCGTTCAACGACCCCGACGCGCTGGCCGAGACCCTCGAGGAACGCGACGACGTCGCCTGCGTGATCCTCGAACCGATCCCGCACTCGGTGGGGTGTCTCCTGCCCACCGAAGAGTTCCTGTCCACGCTCCGTGAGGCGACCGAGCGGGCGGGGGTTCCGCTGATCTTCGACGAGGTGATCACCGGGGTTCGCCACTCGATCCACGGCGCACAGGGCATCTTCGACGTGACGCCCGACCTCACCTGTCTCGCGAAGGCGATGGGCAACGGCTACCCGGTCGCGGCGGTCGGCGGTTCTCGACCACTCCTCTCCCAGGCCGGCGGCGACAATACCTCTGGAGTGGTGATCAGCGGCACCTACTCGGGGCACCCGATCGGGCTCGCCGCCACGAAGGCGACGCTCCGGATCGTCGAAGACGAGGGTGTCACCGACCACCTCGCCGATCTGGGTGGGCGGTACAGAGCGGGACTACGCGACCTGCTCACGGACCACGGGATCGAGGGCCGTGTCGTGGGGTATCGCTCGGTCTTCAGCCCGCAGTTCGGCGTCACCGGCGAGCCGAGGAGCTACGACGACGTGCTCGGCCTGGACGAGGAGCGGTTCGAGGCGTACGCGAACGGAATGCGCGAACGCGGACAGTTCTTCACGCCGAACCCGTACAAACGTCACCACCTCTCGGCGGCTCACGGCGAGGAACAGCTCACCGAGTATCTGGAGGCTGCAGACGAGGTGCTCGCGGGGCTCTGA
- a CDS encoding right-handed parallel beta-helix repeat-containing protein: protein MDRRTFLKTGVAVGALPAAGCVGGRNGDIDTTGVEEWDVLVGQLDDEGYEAIDAEGEAVVSTANAATALQESSDATPEGGTLVVKGHYEFEDGEEWYIDEDIRILGHGAVLETTYTDDEDGEMFLFVEGEVGSSYGVEDVELVEEGEAHRYVLTLDEDVDDTVFRHHLVMLESVEEAEMWPGGDTGPTKGEGHMVAANAADEATMDDGADVAHGLEDDQISLLDLLEFEYDTSFEIEALHIEPVEVTMEGFDIYGPDVWRPKVGAIHVRGGANCTFRDLSVQEVAYECLTLVQCYDTTVENSVFTWGASNHDGGDGYGVKVGGGTAHTHVKDCTFHMMRHGIAHAGSGQTGTNRRRSQIENCLFTAHRSTALDMHGEDVGHRVIDCTFSQANDECISYGKDTVVRGCTFQMGGNDRADAIYDNGEWGDRHLTVADCTFEDVGRNCIRLQRSDTHFSSVTITGCRFENVTHAVRTNQAVEEFTFTDNTCLGGTDDQLRFAVRDAVEGQEDRPYVLNGGIVANNVFRDVPAASAIRMEYDASDREEWTPAVRDLVIQGNLFGTVADCIRVDGTAHRVSVHGNHAEDCGTFVRMELGGDVVAEDWVVADNALHGVDTALDGVDESDHEVRDGGGWSFE from the coding sequence ATGGACAGACGAACGTTCCTCAAAACCGGCGTGGCTGTCGGGGCACTCCCCGCTGCCGGCTGTGTCGGCGGTCGGAACGGCGATATCGACACGACCGGAGTCGAGGAGTGGGACGTCCTCGTCGGCCAACTCGACGACGAGGGGTACGAGGCGATCGACGCCGAGGGCGAGGCGGTCGTCTCGACGGCGAACGCGGCGACGGCCCTCCAGGAGTCGAGCGACGCCACGCCCGAGGGCGGGACGCTCGTCGTGAAGGGTCACTACGAGTTCGAGGACGGAGAGGAGTGGTACATCGACGAGGACATCCGCATCCTCGGCCACGGCGCCGTCCTCGAGACGACGTACACCGACGACGAGGACGGAGAGATGTTCCTCTTCGTCGAGGGCGAAGTCGGGAGTTCCTACGGGGTCGAGGACGTCGAACTCGTCGAGGAGGGCGAGGCACACCGGTACGTCCTAACGCTCGACGAGGACGTCGACGACACTGTCTTCCGACACCACTTGGTGATGCTCGAATCGGTTGAGGAAGCCGAGATGTGGCCCGGCGGCGACACAGGACCGACCAAGGGTGAGGGACACATGGTGGCGGCGAACGCCGCCGACGAGGCGACCATGGACGACGGTGCCGACGTCGCCCACGGCCTCGAGGACGACCAGATCTCGCTGCTCGACCTCCTCGAGTTCGAGTACGACACCTCCTTCGAGATCGAAGCACTACACATCGAACCCGTCGAGGTGACGATGGAGGGGTTCGACATCTACGGTCCAGACGTCTGGCGGCCGAAGGTCGGTGCGATCCACGTTCGCGGGGGCGCGAACTGTACGTTCCGCGACCTCTCCGTTCAGGAAGTGGCCTACGAGTGCCTCACGCTCGTCCAGTGTTACGACACGACGGTGGAGAACTCGGTGTTCACGTGGGGTGCGAGCAACCACGACGGCGGCGACGGATACGGCGTGAAGGTAGGCGGCGGTACGGCCCACACGCACGTCAAAGACTGTACGTTCCACATGATGCGTCACGGGATCGCACACGCCGGGTCGGGGCAGACGGGGACGAACCGTCGACGCTCGCAGATCGAGAACTGTCTCTTCACCGCCCATCGGTCGACGGCGCTCGACATGCACGGCGAGGACGTCGGCCACAGGGTGATCGATTGCACGTTCTCGCAGGCGAACGACGAGTGCATCAGCTACGGGAAGGACACGGTCGTCAGGGGGTGTACGTTCCAGATGGGAGGGAACGACCGCGCCGACGCCATCTACGACAACGGCGAGTGGGGCGACCGGCACCTGACCGTCGCCGACTGTACCTTCGAGGACGTCGGCCGGAACTGCATCCGCCTCCAGCGATCGGACACGCACTTCTCGTCGGTGACGATCACCGGATGCCGGTTCGAGAACGTCACACACGCCGTCCGGACGAACCAGGCAGTCGAGGAGTTCACATTCACGGACAACACGTGTCTCGGCGGCACCGACGATCAGCTCCGGTTCGCCGTCCGCGACGCCGTCGAGGGCCAGGAGGATAGGCCGTACGTGCTGAACGGCGGGATCGTCGCGAACAACGTCTTCCGCGACGTCCCCGCCGCCTCGGCGATCCGGATGGAGTACGACGCGAGCGACCGGGAGGAGTGGACCCCCGCGGTGCGCGACCTGGTGATCCAGGGGAACCTGTTCGGGACCGTCGCCGACTGTATCCGCGTCGACGGAACGGCCCACCGGGTTTCCGTCCACGGTAACCACGCCGAGGACTGCGGTACGTTCGTCCGGATGGAGCTGGGCGGCGACGTGGTCGCCGAGGACTGGGTCGTCGCCGACAACGCCCTCCACGGCGTCGATACGGCGCTCGACGGTGTCGACGAGAGCGATCACGAGGTCCGTGACGGCGGCGGCTGGTCGTTCGAGTAG
- a CDS encoding PQQ-dependent sugar dehydrogenase, with amino-acid sequence MNRRTFLATGTAIGALGTAGCLDDANGDEPNGDDANGDEPDGDDGSVPEDDEGASDDGSEGDETVEFTVETVVEGLAHPWAIEFLPDEPFALVTEREGTLLLVDTEEGEAEVVEGAPDVYAEGQGGLLDVALHPAFPEESWVYLTYSVANDDGESTTAIGRGELDVEGRTIEGVEELHAAEPFVDSNGHYGSRVVVDEDALYLTVGDRQDKTFDDHVSQDTTNELGTTLRLALDGSVPSDNPFVDDEDGLDTIYSYGHRNVQGMTVHPGTGTLWQSEHGEEDGDEINVIEGGENYGWPIATYGCEYGTDDPVGDDPEERDGTIPPVHHWECGSGGFPPAGMAFYDGDAFPGWEGDLFVGNLAGQYLGHFTVEGEEREEIEIEEVDPLLADEGWRVRDVAVEPGTGYLHVAVDDGDAPIVRLVPDG; translated from the coding sequence ATGAACCGACGAACCTTCCTCGCGACCGGCACGGCGATCGGAGCGCTCGGAACCGCCGGCTGTCTCGACGACGCGAACGGTGACGAGCCGAACGGCGACGACGCGAACGGCGACGAGCCAGACGGGGACGACGGATCGGTCCCGGAGGACGACGAGGGTGCCTCGGACGACGGATCGGAGGGGGACGAGACGGTCGAGTTCACGGTCGAGACCGTCGTCGAGGGGCTCGCCCACCCGTGGGCGATCGAGTTCCTCCCCGACGAGCCGTTCGCGCTCGTCACGGAACGGGAGGGGACACTCCTCCTGGTCGACACGGAGGAGGGGGAGGCCGAAGTGGTCGAGGGCGCTCCCGACGTGTACGCCGAGGGCCAGGGTGGCCTGCTCGACGTGGCGCTCCACCCGGCGTTCCCCGAGGAGTCCTGGGTCTACCTCACCTACTCGGTGGCGAACGACGACGGCGAGTCGACGACGGCGATCGGCCGCGGTGAACTCGACGTCGAGGGAAGAACGATCGAGGGGGTCGAAGAGCTCCACGCGGCCGAGCCGTTCGTCGACTCGAACGGTCACTACGGCTCGCGGGTCGTCGTCGACGAGGACGCTCTCTACCTCACGGTCGGCGACCGCCAGGACAAGACGTTCGACGACCACGTCTCGCAGGACACGACGAACGAACTCGGGACGACGCTCCGACTCGCTCTCGACGGCTCGGTCCCGTCGGACAACCCGTTCGTCGACGACGAGGACGGCCTGGACACGATCTACTCCTACGGGCACCGGAACGTCCAGGGGATGACCGTCCACCCAGGTACAGGAACGCTCTGGCAGTCCGAACACGGCGAGGAGGACGGCGACGAGATCAACGTGATCGAGGGCGGGGAGAACTACGGCTGGCCGATCGCGACCTACGGCTGCGAGTACGGCACCGACGACCCGGTCGGGGACGATCCGGAGGAACGGGACGGGACGATCCCGCCGGTCCACCACTGGGAGTGTGGTTCCGGTGGCTTTCCTCCCGCCGGGATGGCGTTCTACGACGGCGACGCGTTCCCCGGGTGGGAGGGCGACCTGTTCGTGGGCAACCTCGCGGGCCAGTATCTCGGGCACTTCACGGTCGAGGGCGAGGAGCGAGAGGAGATCGAGATCGAGGAGGTCGATCCGCTGCTCGCCGACGAGGGCTGGCGGGTCCGTGACGTCGCGGTCGAGCCGGGTACGGGGTATCTGCACGTGGCGGTCGACGACGGCGACGCGCCGATCGTCCGGCTCGTGCCGGACGGTTAG
- a CDS encoding tripartite tricarboxylate transporter permease codes for MTFGVFVEAVGVVLSWPTIGWVVAGILIGIVVGALPGLGASLGMAILLPLTLPLDGTDAIILLIGIYSGAMYGGSIAAILINAPGTSAAAATTFDGYPMSRQGKAVTALSLSATASALAGFLTVAALILFSPVLVEFVLAFGTPERFLIAILGLAMITIVARGSMVKGLLAGFFGLALTTVGSAPMTGDVRYTFGQFALYDGISFIAALIGLFAVAEMLKLANETGGISKRGFEVTGEIGPGVRSVLGHPLTVVKSAFIGMGIGAIPGAGSTVSNFVAYTEAVRASSDPESFGKGNEVGVIASEASNNGTIGGSVIPAIAFGIPGSAATAVLIGGLIMHGLNPGPALFDVDANLDVTFAVFVALLIGNVFILAIGLLVVTRVGGALTQIDTDYIIPMVIVLSFLGAFALNNGRWVDVITIVGLGVIGFYMKKYDYSIIAFVLGVVLGGIAEENLFRSLILTEGTIPIFFTKPLSLAIVVVIVLILATPFLQPWLEARRS; via the coding sequence GTGACGTTCGGCGTCTTCGTCGAGGCGGTCGGCGTCGTCCTCAGCTGGCCGACGATCGGCTGGGTCGTCGCTGGCATCCTGATCGGGATCGTCGTCGGAGCGTTACCCGGGCTGGGCGCGTCGCTCGGGATGGCGATCCTGCTGCCCCTCACCCTGCCGCTCGACGGCACCGACGCGATCATCCTGCTGATCGGGATCTACAGCGGCGCGATGTACGGCGGCTCGATCGCCGCGATCCTGATCAACGCGCCGGGGACCTCCGCGGCGGCGGCGACGACGTTCGACGGCTACCCGATGAGTCGACAGGGCAAGGCCGTGACGGCGCTCTCGCTCTCCGCCACTGCGTCGGCGCTCGCGGGCTTTCTCACCGTCGCGGCGTTGATCCTCTTCTCGCCCGTGCTCGTCGAGTTCGTCCTCGCGTTCGGCACGCCCGAGCGCTTCCTGATCGCGATTCTCGGACTGGCGATGATCACGATCGTCGCCCGCGGCTCGATGGTGAAGGGGTTGCTCGCGGGCTTTTTCGGTCTCGCGCTCACGACGGTCGGCTCCGCCCCGATGACCGGCGACGTCCGCTACACGTTCGGGCAGTTCGCGCTCTACGACGGCATCTCGTTCATCGCGGCGCTGATCGGGCTCTTCGCCGTCGCGGAGATGCTCAAACTCGCCAACGAGACCGGCGGCATCTCGAAGCGCGGCTTCGAGGTCACCGGCGAGATCGGACCCGGCGTCCGGTCGGTGCTCGGCCACCCCCTCACGGTCGTCAAATCCGCGTTCATCGGGATGGGCATCGGCGCGATCCCCGGCGCGGGTTCGACGGTGTCTAACTTCGTCGCGTACACCGAGGCGGTCCGCGCCTCGAGCGACCCCGAATCCTTCGGGAAGGGAAACGAGGTCGGCGTGATCGCGAGCGAAGCGTCGAACAACGGGACGATCGGCGGCTCGGTCATCCCCGCCATCGCCTTCGGCATCCCGGGAAGCGCCGCAACTGCTGTACTCATCGGCGGGCTGATCATGCACGGGCTGAATCCCGGGCCCGCCCTGTTCGACGTCGACGCGAACCTCGACGTGACGTTCGCGGTGTTCGTCGCGCTGTTGATCGGCAACGTCTTCATCCTCGCCATCGGGCTACTCGTCGTCACCCGGGTCGGCGGTGCACTCACCCAGATCGACACCGACTACATCATCCCGATGGTGATCGTCCTCTCCTTTTTGGGGGCGTTCGCGCTCAACAACGGCCGCTGGGTCGACGTCATCACCATCGTCGGCCTCGGTGTGATCGGCTTCTACATGAAGAAGTACGACTACTCGATCATCGCCTTCGTCCTCGGGGTGGTGCTGGGCGGGATCGCCGAGGAGAACCTCTTCCGGTCGCTGATCCTCACCGAGGGGACGATCCCGATCTTCTTCACGAAGCCGCTGTCGCTCGCCATCGTCGTGGTGATCGTGCTGATCCTCGCCACGCCGTTCCTCCAGCCCTGGCTCGAGGCGCGCCGGTCGTAA